The DNA region GCATCGCGGCGGGCCCGAACGATGACCCTTCCGCTCGTATCCGCGAGCGTTCATTTGAGATCAATGTATGGAATGGTGGCTCTACGCACTGTTTGCGATTGTTGTGATCGGATGCGCATTTGTCGTTCGCGCCCGTCGCGGCAGGAATTCGAGCGAGGATCAGGAACTGAACCGGCGGATTGACGAGCATGTCGATCGCCTCGATCTCACGCGCCGCAATCGCGATCGGGATTCCTGACCTGCCTCGCGGAATGATCCCGGGATGTTACGGCGGTCTGTTCACGCAACGTCCGCGCCTAACGCACTGTACTCGACCTGTTCTTCTCACAAGGCGCAGTTATGTTTCCGTAGTTCTCCGCGTTTGAGAACGGAGTTCCGCCGGAATGCGAGAGCGGCCGGCAAGTGGCCGAGGTTGCGTCATCCTTCGGGGGTGATCAGCGCCATCCCATGGCGGGCGCGACGTGAGTCAAGATGCTCTCGATCACATGCGCGTTGTAGGCGACGCCGAGTTGATTGGGGACCGTCAGCAGCAGGGTGTCGGCCTCCGCGATCGCCTCGTCCGTCTTGAGTTGCTCGATCAGCTTCTCCGGCTCGGCGGCGTAGCCGCGGCCGAAGATCGCGCGGGTCCGCTCGTCGATGAAGCCGATCTGGTCTTCCTCCTGCCCGTTGCCGAAATAGGCGCGGTCGCGGTCGTCGACCAGTGCGAAGATGCTGCGGCTGACCGAGACCCGCGGCTCGCGGGTGTGGCCGGCCTCCTTCCATGCGGCGCGGTAGGCCCGGATCTGCGCGGCCTGCTGGATATGGAAGGCCTCTCCGGTCTCGTCGCTCTTCAGCGTCGAGCTCTGCAGGTTCATTCCGAGCTTTGCTGCCCAGACCGCGGTGGCGTTCGAACCGGCGCCCCACCAGATGCGCTCGCGCAAGCCTTCCGAGAGCGGTTCGAGCCGCAACATGCCGGGCGGATTGGGAAACATCGGCCGCGGATTCGGCTGCGCAAAACCTTGTCCGCGCAACATATCGAGGAAGATCTCGGCGTGACGGCGGCCCATGTCGGCGTCGGTCTCGCCTTCGCCGGGCTGATAGCCGAAATAGCGCCAGCCATCGATCACCTGTTCGGGCGAGCCGCGGCTGATGCCGAGTTGCAGGCGTCCCCGCGCGATCAGGTCGGCCGCGCCGGCGTCCTCGATCATGTAGAGCGGATTTTCGTAGCGCATGTCGATCACGGCGGTGCCGATTTCGATCCGGCTGGTCTTGGCGCCGACCGCCGCCAGCAGCGGGAAGGGCGAGGCCAGCTGGCGGGCGAAGTGATGGACCCGAAAATACGCGCCGTCCGCGCCGAGCTCTTCGGCGGCGACCGCGAGGTCGATCGATTGCAGCAGCACATCCGCGGCCGAGCGGGCCTGGGATTGCGGGGAGGGCGTCCAGTGCCCGAACGAAAGGAATCCGATTTTTTTCATGTCGGCAATGTAGGCATATCAGGCGCGAATTGCGATCCGTGGCGTGACCCGGCGATGACGGAAAATGTTTACCAACCGGGGAAAATTCGTGCGGCAAGTGTTGCGGGTTTTGCGGACCGCGCCGCCGTGCACGCGCTGCATGCGCGCTGGTCCTGCCGCCTGCGCCACAGTGCGGCTTGCGATCAGCTCGCGCGCCGCCTAGTTTTCGGCCACGATTTTCTCCCGCCACCACGTTCCCGCAGGACCCGATGTCGCAGCCGTTTCTGTTTCAGCCGATCACGCTTCGCGGCGTGACCTCCCGAAACCGCATCCTGATTTCACCGATGTGCCAGTATTCGGCAACCGACGGTCTCGCCAATGACTGGCACCTCGTGCATCTCGGCAAGTTCGCCCAGGGCGGCGCCGGGCTCGTGATGGTCGAGGCCGCGGCGGTCACCGCCGAGGGACGCATCACCCATGGCGATGTCGGTATCTGGAACGACGAGCAGATCGCGCCGCTCGAACGCATCGCCGCGTTCCTGAAGGACAACGGCGCGGTGCCCTCGATCCAGCTCGCGCATGCCGGCCGCAAGGCCAGCATGCAGCGCCCCTGGTACGGCAATGCCGCACTCGACGAAGCCGACCGCGCCCGCGGCGATCTGCCGTGGCGCACCGTGGCGCCGAGCGCAATCCCGATGGAGGAAGGCTGGCTGATGCCGCACGCCCTCGATGTGGCCGAGCTCGCCGCGTTGCGCGAGCAATGGCGGCGCGCCACCTTGCGCGCGGTGGAGGCCGGCTTCGAATTCGTCGAAGTGCATTGCGCGCATGGCTATCTCCTGCACGAATTCCTCTCGCCATTGTCGAACCGCCGCAGCGATGCCTATGGCGGCGACCGCGCCGGGCGGATGCGCTATCCGCTCGAGATCATCGAGACCGTGCGCGCCGCCTGGCCCGCGGAGCGGCCGCTGGCGGTGCGCATCTCCTCGGTCGATGGTGTCGAAGGCGGCCTGACGCTCGAGGATCAGATCGCATTCGCGCGCGAAGCCAAGGCGCGCGGTGTCGATCTGATCGATTGCTCGTCGGGCGGCCTGCTCGGCTCGGCAACCGCGGCGCGGATTCCGCGCGGCTATGGCTTCCAGGTGCCGTATGCGCAGGAAATCCGTCGCGCCGCCGAGGTCGCCACCATCGCGGTCGGCCTGATTCTGCATCCGCAGCAGGCGGAAGATGTCCTGGCGGGCGGCCAGGCCGATCTGGTCGCGATCGGCCGCGAGGCACTGTTCGATCCGAACTGGCCGCTGCATGCCGAGCTTGCGCTTGGCGGCGGAGGCGGCGAGGTGTTCGCGTCCTGGCCGAAGCAGTATGGTTGGTGGCTGGAGCGGCGCGAGCCGGGCCTGCGCAGGCTGGAAGGTCCGCCGCTGCCGTTCCGCAAGGCGTGACAGATCAAGCTGCGACAGATCATGAGGGAGGATTTGACATGACGATCTCGGCACAACGTCCCTATCGCGGCGTCTTCCCGGTGGCACCGACGATCTTCGACACTGGCGGCAACCTCGACCTCGACGGACAGCGGCGCTGCGTCGATTTCATGATCGACGCCGGCTCGCACGGCATCTGTATCCTCGCCAACTTCTCCGAGCAGTTCGTGCTGACCGATGCCGAGCGCGAGACCGTGATGCATGCGGTGCTCGAGCACGTCGCGGGCCGCATTCCCGTGGTCGTCACCACGACGCATTTCTCCTCGGCGGTGTGCGCCGCGCGCAGCCGCGAGGCGGAGGCCGCGGGTGCTGCGATGGTGATGATCATGCCGCCCTATCACGGCGCGACCTTTCGCGTCGGCGAGCCGGGCATCTACGAGTTTTATCGGGTGGTGTCGGATGCCATCAACATTCCGATCATGATCCAGGATGCGCCGGTCGCGGGCACGCCGCTCTCGGTGGACTTTCTGGCGCGGATGGCGAAAGAGCTCGCCAATGTCAGGTATTTCAAGATCGAGGTGCCGATGGCGGCCAACAAGCTGCGCGGCCTGATCGAGAAGGGCGGCAGCGTGATCGAGGGGCCGTGGGACGGCGAGGAGGCAATCACGCTGATGGCCGATCTCGATGCCGGCGCCACCGGTGCGATGACCGGCGGCGGCTACCCCGACGGCATCCGCCAGATCATGGATCCGTTCTTCGCCGGCCGCCGCGACGAGGCCGTGCAGGCCTATGCGCGCTGGCTGCCGCTGATCAACTACGAGAACCGCCAATGCGGGCTGCAGGCCTGCAAGGTGCTGATGCGCGAGGGCGGTGTCGTCAAGTCGGACGCGGTGCGGCACCCGTTGCAACCGCTGCATCCGGCCACGCGCGCAGGCCTGATCGAGATCGCGCGCACGCTCGATCCGGTCGTGCTGCGCTGGGGGCGCTGAGCGCGCCACCCGGCTGTTATGTTCACATAACCGTCAACAAGGGCATCTACCGTTCGCGTCGGTTAAGGGAAGCGGGGAACGTGCTCCGCGTGCACTCTGGATTGGTCGGAGCGGTCGGGCGGCAGCGGGATGATCGAAACCTTCCGGGTTGGTCGTTTTGCGATGCGCTACGGCCATTTCGTTCCGCGGCTCTACAATTACTGCCGGTCGCTCGGCTTTGAGCGGCAGCACATGCTGCCGTCGCGCGCCTTTTGCTCCGATGAGAGCCAGGGCTATCCGATCATGCTGCTGGCCCAGCATTTCGGAACCTTTCCGTTCGACCATGGACGGGTCGGCGGCAAGGTCGCGATCAACCGCCATGGGCCCTTTGCCCATCACGGCGAAGACCTGGTGCTGATCCAGGCCAGCCATGTCGGCTACGATCCCGACGACGGACGCTTCGGCGTCTATCAGCGCCACCGCACCGAAGGCTGCAGATTCGGCGATTGCTGCGGCAAGCTCTGCGGCGTGCTGCGCTGGTATGAGGACGAATACGCGCATGCCTGCCAGCAGGTGCAATGCGGCCGGCTCAATGGCGAGCCGGTGTTCCGGATCGACAATCAATATCTCGACGACAGCCGCAGCGAAGGTGTCTTTCTGTGGCTCGACCGCATGATCGAGACGCCGCTTCAGCCGCTGAGCGTGCTGGCCACGTCGAAGGTCTTTCGTGCGGGCCCAGCGATCCGCGAACGGCTCGGCGAAGCCTGCTTTCGCGAAACACCGGCGCCGATCGGCACGGCGCTGTCACCCGATCTGTTTCACTTCCGCCGTGCGCTGGCCGAAGGTCCCGAGGGCCATGACATTCTCGAGGCCGCGCTCGCGCCTGTGATGCCGGCGCTGGTGACGTCGCCGCATCCCGCATTGGATGCCGCCCGCTTCGTCACCCAGGCCGAGTTCGATCGCACCTATCGGAGCATTCTGCGTGAGCCGGCGTTTCAGGCCAAGAACGTGCTGTTCGTCTCCGGCCTGAACATCGACGTGTCGCCGCGCGAGGGATTCCCGTTTCCGTTCACCAAATTCGTTCCCTGGGCGGCCTATGCCCGCCTGCGTGACGGCCGCTCGTTCCTGCTGGAGCAGGAGCAGTTCGCCGAGACGCTGCGCCGGATGCCGGGTGAGAACCCGGATTGCCTGTCATTCGACAAGACGATCGAGCAGATGACCACGGCGCCGGAAATCCGCATTCCGATCGGCTGATGCCTATGACGACGCTCCCCGCCCTGCGTACGCACGCGCCGCCCGAACCGCGTCTCCAGCGCCTGGAATTCGCGGATCTCGGGCGCGGCTTGACCCGCCGCCACTTCATCTTCGGCTGCCTCAGCCTGGCCGCAAGCCAAATGGTGCGCCTGCTCGACAGGCTCCAGCAGTTGCCGCTGCTGCGAATTCGTTTTCCCTGACCTAAAGCCAGCGCGAGACGGAGAAGATCAGCAGGCCGACGAGCCCTCCGACGACGGTCCCGTTGATCCGGATGAATTGCAGGTCGCGTCCGACCTGCAATTCGATCCGCATGATCAGCGTTTCGGTGTCCCAGTTCTCGACCACCTTGCGGATGAAGGCCGCGATCTCCTGGCGCCGCGATGCAACGGCCCGCAATGCGGCGACGCGAAGCCAGCGGTTGATGCGATCGCGCATATCGGCATCGTCACGGACCCGTGCGGCAACCGAGATCAGCGCGGTTTCGATGGCGTCCGCGATCGCGGCCGAGGTCGCCGCGGAGTTCAGCCGCGCCTCGATGGCCTGCCACATTGCGTCGATCTGCCGGATCACCGCGGGATTGTCGAGCATCTGGTGCTTCAGTTCCTCGCCCTTGGCGAGGTAATCGGGATCGGTGGCGAGCCGGTCGATCAGACGCTCGATCTCGGCCTTGAGTTCGATCCGCCAGGGGTGGTTCGGCTCGCGCATCTCGTCGAGCGTCTGGCCGATGCCGGAGATGACGCGGTCTGCCACCATGCCATCGACCCATTTCGGCACGAACCGGTAGGAGCGTTGCGAAACCTTCTTGCGGATGGTTTCCTTGTTGCTGGCGAGCGCTACGCTCGCCGATGTGATCAGGCGCTCGACGAGGGCCTGCGCGTCACCATGCGCCCACAACAGCGCCAGCACCCGCGAGGCGAGCGGAGCCGCCGGAACCGCCGCGATCCCTTGCCGGGTCCGGCGCGTCAGAAAGGCGCTGAGGTCGGCGCTCGGCGTCGCCTGCAGGGCCTGATGGGCCGCCGAGACCGTGCGTTGTGCGGCGCTGCGGGCGTGCGACGGCCGCTCGATCCAGTGCGCCGCCCAGCCGGCGATATCGACGTCGCGGATGCGATCGCCGATCACGCGAGGCGACAGGAAGTTGTTGGCAATGAAGCGGCCCAGCGCCACCGCGATGCGCTGCTTGCTCTGCGGCACGATCGCGGTGTGCGGAATCGGGATGCCGAGCGGATGCCGAAACAGTGCGACGACGGCGAACCAGTCGGCGCAGGCGCCGATCATGCCGGCTTCGGCGAAGGCGCGCGGATAGGCCAGCCACGGCCAGTGCGGTTGCGCTATCGAGGTCGCCAGAAAAACCAGCAGCATGAACACGAGCAGGGCGGTGGCGAGCGCCCGCATGCGGCGAAGGTCGCGCAGCCTGGTGTCCTCAACCGGAAGCACGGAGCCGATGTCCAATTGCTGCCAAACGCCTCATGCCGTCACGACGCCGCGGCGTGGCGCGAGCCTCGCCGCGATCGCCGCATAATGTTGCCGAACGTCGGTGCTGCCATGGACCCGTTCCAGCCGGCGCACGGTGAAGTGCCCTTTCGCGATCTTCTGGAAATGGTCCATGAAGATGACATTGACGGTCGCGCCGAACGCTGCGCCGATGATCGGTACCGCGCCTGCCGCGGCCTTGTCCGAGACCACCAGCCCGAACCTCGAGACGATCTCGCTGACCAGATTGGAGATCACCGGGGCGGAAGCATCCACCGCGCCGCGCTCCAGGATATAGGCCGCCGCGTCGCTGGTGTATTTGCTGATCAGCGCGCGGGCGGCGTAGTAGCCGATGTCGACATTCTCATCGGTTCGTTTGGTGCCGTAGGCGAAGACTTCGAGACAGGCGAGCCTTGCCTCGATCCTGGAGAGATCCTCACCCTGGTGCCGCGCGATCTCGGCAATCGCGCGCAGCATCAATGTCGTCGTCAGCGGAAGCTCGACCGCGAGCGCACCGAAGCCGAACAGGCCGCTCACGCCTCCGGTCACCCCGGCGAGAAACGACGAGAAGGTCACCGCTGGTGATGGCGGCGGCTTCTCGTCGAGCGTGTCGACGGCAACTTCCAGCCCCTTCATGACCGCCGCGCGCACCAGCCCGCTGAGCTGGCGGTTGGCGGCCTTCGGCAGCAGGTTGAGGACGCGATTGACCGGGACGCCGGCATAGTCGGCGATCCTTGCCGCGAGGTTGGAGCTTTCGAGCGTCTTGATGGCGGCTTGTAGCGCGGCGTGATCGCCGGGAGGAAGAACTGCGAGCTGGGTGAGATCCTGGCTCATTGATAGCGCAAGATTGGCCGTATGCCGTTGAAGCTCGCCAGGATCGCCGAGCCATTGCTGATGAGCGCGGTGACCTCGGGCGTGATCAGGCCGCCGGGCAGGGCAAGGCCAAGCGCCAGCGTGTTGAGCGCGGCGACGATGGCATAGTTCTGCTTGATGAGGCTGACGGCGCCTTGCGAGATCTCGACCGCCTTGACGAGCTTCCAGAGCGAGTCTTCCATCAGGATGACGTCGGCGGATTCGTGCGTGACCTCGGCACCATGCTTCATCGCGATGCCGACGTCGGCGAAGCTGAGCGCGGGAGAATCGTTGATGCCGTCGCCGACCATCGCGACCCTGCGTCCCTGGCGTTGCAGCTGCTGGATGACATCAGCCTTGTCGGCCGGCAGCATGTCCGCGAAGTGCTCGGTGAGCCCGAGATTCTCGCAGACGGCGCGCGCCACCACCGCATTGTCGCCGGTCAGCATGATGCTGTTCTTGACGCCCAGCGCATGCAGCCGCTGGATCACCGAACGGCTCTCCTCGCGGATCTCGTCGGAGTAGGGCACGAGGCCAGCGAGCTTGCCGTCCACGGCGATGTAGAGGCTCGAATAGCCGCGCTCGTCGAGCGCTGCGCGATCGAGCGCCGAGGCGTCGACCGCGATCTCGCTCTGGCGCATGAAGCGCTGGTTGCCGACATGGACGTAGTAGCCGTTGACCTGGCCCTCGACGCCGAGGCCGAGGCGGTAGGTGGTCTCGTGGCAGGGCGGGATGTTCACCGCGAGCTGCCGGGCCCGCGTGCGCAGCGCTTCCGCGACCGGATGCTGCAGCTTGGTTTCGGCGGCCGCGGCGAGCCCGAGCAGGTGGTTCGGCGTGATCGAGTTCTGGTAGGAGATCACGTCGATGACGGCGGGCGTGCCGTGGGTGAGGGTGCCGGTCTTGTCGAACACCATGGTGTCGATCCCGGCGAGCTTCTCCATGTGGCCGCCGCTCTTGATGATCATGCCGGTGCGGGCGGCCAGCGTCATCGAGGACAGCACCGAGGTGGGCGCGGCGACGCGGATGCCGGTGCCGTAGTCGACGATGACAAGCGAGAGGAAGCGATTGAAGTCGCCCGAGACCATGGCGGTGCCGGTGGCGAGCGCCAAGGTCGGGGTCACGAGCCGGTCGGCGAAGCGTTCGGCATGGTTCTGCATGCGGGTGTCGCCGATCGGCGCGGATTCGATCAATCGCACGATCTGGCCGGCGGTGGTCGCGGTTCCGACGCGCAGCGCACGCAACGTGATCTGGCCCTCGCGGATCACCGTGGCGGCGAAGGCCGCCTCGCCCTTGCCGCGATGCACTGGCAGGCCCTCGCCGGTGATCGTCTTCTGGTCGATGGTGGCGGAGCCGTCGATGATCTCGCCGTCGACCGGGATCATCTCGCCGGGATACACCACGACGATGTCGCCGTTCTGCAGCTCGGCAGCCGGGATCGACACCACCTCGCCGTCGCGCAGCAGCCAGGCCGTCTTCGACTGGAATTCGAGCAACTCGTTGATCGCCCGCCGCGAGCCCGCAGCGGTCAGGTCGCGAATCCAGTCGCCGAGCTTGATCAGCCAGGTGACGATGCAGCCGGCCAGCGGGTTGCCCTGCAGCACCGAGGCTGTGATTGCGAGCGTGTCGAGGACGTCGATGTTCAGCCGGCTCTCGTTCGCCCACACCTTCCAGGCGCGCCTGGCGATCGGGATCGCGTTCCAGAGCATTAGCGGCATGTTGACCGCCGCGATCACCGGATTGGCGCTGAAGGCCATGAACAGCGATAGCGTCGGCAGTGCCAGCGGCGAGCGCTTGGAGACTTCCGGCACGCTGGCGCGTGGCGCGCCCGCGTCCTGCGCGGCGCTGGCGCAGAGCGCCTTGACGTCGGCCAGGCTCATGCTCCTGAAGCCGTTCAGCAGCGCGAGCAGCCGTTGCTCGTGAGCCGGATCGTATTCCAGCACGAGGCTCGCGCAGTCGTAGTTGATCCGCGCGGTCCTGATGCCGTCCTGTACCCGCAGCCACCCGAGGCAGATCTCGCCCAGCTTGCGGTTTTGCCCGAGCGCGGGAATGCTCAGACGAATGCGCCCTGGCATGGAGTGGCAGAAACTGAAGTCCATGACTTTGCGCTCTCGCCCCTGGCGGGTCAGGCCGTCGCGCCTGCCGGCTCCGCCTGCTCCGCGGCGGCCATGTTGGCCTGGATCATGTGGTTGAGGGCAAAGATCGCCAGCGTGACCCAAACCGGCGTCGCGGCATTGGCGCCGACCTCGAAGATGGTGAAGCCGGCGATGCCCGCGGCGAGCAAGATCTTCAGATCGACCACGTTTCCGGTGGCGACCTTGATCCCGTTGTCGAACTCCTTGAAGAAATCGACAACGACCCTGGCCGTATGCGAGTGTTCGGCGAGGTACTCGGCTTCCTGCTCGATCTTGGTTGCCAGCGCCTCGATCTCATTGGCCGGCGGCTTGTAGTGGCCGCCGGTGTGATGCTCCAGCCGGCCGTGAAATTCGTCGTGCCGGTCGGTGTCGTAGTGCAGCACGATACTGCCCGTCGCCGGGTTGACGATGACGTCCTCGATGCCGGGAATGACGCTGAAGGTTTGCTTGATCTGTTCGAGAAGCTCGGGGTTCTCCCTGGCCGACGGCACCTTCATGCGAATCCGGCCTGGAACCTGATGCGCAATCTGCAGCTTCATCTTGGTCATCGCATTCCTCTAACAGCGTTCCAACGCCGGCGCGGGGACGCGAATGATGCCGTTGTCGAACACGATTGCGCGCCGCGCCGGCGCCGCAAGGTCGATCATCGGCGCCTCGCCGCTTTACATCTGCCGGTCGAGGCCCGTTCAGGCCGCAGACGAAGCCCGGCCCTCAGCCGCTGCCTTGCCTTCCTGCGCCTGGTTCTCTGCCTTCACTTCCGCAACGATGTCGTTCACCTGCTCGTGGGCTTCGGCAAACATCTCGCGCGACTTCTGAGCGAACTTGTAGGTGCCACGAACGGTGGACTTGAACAGCGGATTGAGGGCGCCGGCGAGCTTCGGCAGGTACTTCGGCGCCGCGACGGCGGCAACGCCGAGTGCAAGTCCCGGGAGCAAGGCAGCCTCGAACACGGCAGCGCCGACAGCCACCACCGCGACGACCGCAACCGTCTTGTTGATGCCGCCGCCTTCGTCGGAATCCTGTTCGGGGGCGTCATGGTGGAAGGCGGTATCGTGACTGCTACCGTTGGTGTTCGGGTTCATCTGAAATCCCTTGTGACCGCACAACTGACTGCAGTTTCATCAATAACGGCGGATTGAAATGGATTCGTGACAGTTTGATTACAGCCGTCCGACCGGTTGCGGCGGCACGGTGTCGCAACGCAACAGGACAGGTATTTGCCCATCGAGGGAGCGCCCGCATGGGGCGCGGCAAGCCTCGGCGGGCGATCGTTTCATGTCTCGATGTGTCTGTGCTCGCATAGATCCGGGCGGCGCTACGTCCTACCGGTCCCACGTCACCGGCAAATCCAGCAGGCCGCGGAACGCCCAGCCGCCGATCCGGGGCGGTTTGTCCGCGATCAGGCGCAGATTGTTCAGCCTGTCGAAGATCGCTGGCAGCGCGACGTCGGCGACCATGGCGCGCGAGGCCCAGGCGCCCGCGCAGAAATGCGGACCGGCGCCGAAGGCGATGCTCTTGCTGGCGTCGCGGCGCACGTCGAATGCATCAGGCCTGTCGAAATGCTTCTCGTCGCGGTTCGCCGAGCCGAACATCAGGAACACGCGCTCGTTGGTCTCGAATGCGACGTCCCTGATCGTCCAGGGTTTTGCGATCCGCCGCGGCGACATCCCGATCGGCGAGATCCAGCGCGCATATTCCTCGAACACCTGCAGCCACGGAATCGCGCCGCTGACAGCCAGCGCCAGCTGATCCGGATGGGTCAGCAGCGCCCACACCGTGCCGGCGATCGCGTCGCGCGGCTCGTTCTGGCCCCCCGAGATTGCGAGCTTGATGTTGGCGCGCACGCTCTCCATCGGCATGTCGGTCTGCAGCAGCACGCCGAGCAGGCTGAGGTCGGGTGTCTTGCGCAGCCTGGGGACCATGTCGTCGATCGCGGCGTCGATGCCCGAGGTCGCCGCATGGCAGCGCGCCTCGATCGCGGGATCGCCGACATAATTCGCGATGCCGTCGATCATGCCCTGCGACCAGGCGTTCATGTCCTGGAAGCGCATGTTGGTGAGGCCAGTGATCGATTTCAGGCATTCGGCCGAGAACGGCAGCGCGAAGGCCTGCACGAAATCGACGACGCCGTCCGGCGTCAACTCGTCGAGGATGCGCGTCGCATGTCCAGCGAATTGTGCGGTCCAGTGCGATCTGACGGTCTTCGGCGAGACCGCCGGGAAGATCGCCTTGCGCTCGTTCATATGCGCATCGCCGTCCTTGCGCATCATGTTGTGGCCCATCAGCCTGTTCATCAGCCCCTCAGGCTGGTGCGACGAGAACACGTCGATCTGCTTCTCGGAGACGAAGATATCGTCTCGGTTGCACAGCAGCGTGCTGCCGAGCTGCGGCACGAAGGCGATCGGCGCCTCCTTGCGCATGCGCGCCAGGGTCGGATAGGGATCCTGCCAGAAGGCGGGGACGTCGATGTCGAAACGGGGAGCGGTGCTCACGACGTGATCTCAGGTTGGCCTCAGGTTTCCGAACCGAGCATAGGCTGGTGCACGCCACCGGTCTGTCCCTACCGTTGGGGACAGCGGGAGGCGGCGGCTCAGGCCCTTCAGTTCAGCTGGCGTGCCGACGCCATCAGGCGCAGTGCGATCGCGAACAGCTCGTTCTGCGAGGAGATGCCGAGCTTGTCATAGGCGCGCTTGCGATAGGTGAGGGCGGAGTGCAGCCCGATGCCGAGCTCGGCGGCGATCGCTTCCGAGCTGAGGCCCGAAAGGATGCCGAGGCACACCTCCTTCTCACGGCCGGTCAGTCTGACGAGCGGTTCGGCGGTCGCAAACAGGGTCTT from Bradyrhizobium sp. B124 includes:
- a CDS encoding heavy metal translocating P-type ATPase, coding for MDFSFCHSMPGRIRLSIPALGQNRKLGEICLGWLRVQDGIRTARINYDCASLVLEYDPAHEQRLLALLNGFRSMSLADVKALCASAAQDAGAPRASVPEVSKRSPLALPTLSLFMAFSANPVIAAVNMPLMLWNAIPIARRAWKVWANESRLNIDVLDTLAITASVLQGNPLAGCIVTWLIKLGDWIRDLTAAGSRRAINELLEFQSKTAWLLRDGEVVSIPAAELQNGDIVVVYPGEMIPVDGEIIDGSATIDQKTITGEGLPVHRGKGEAAFAATVIREGQITLRALRVGTATTAGQIVRLIESAPIGDTRMQNHAERFADRLVTPTLALATGTAMVSGDFNRFLSLVIVDYGTGIRVAAPTSVLSSMTLAARTGMIIKSGGHMEKLAGIDTMVFDKTGTLTHGTPAVIDVISYQNSITPNHLLGLAAAAETKLQHPVAEALRTRARQLAVNIPPCHETTYRLGLGVEGQVNGYYVHVGNQRFMRQSEIAVDASALDRAALDERGYSSLYIAVDGKLAGLVPYSDEIREESRSVIQRLHALGVKNSIMLTGDNAVVARAVCENLGLTEHFADMLPADKADVIQQLQRQGRRVAMVGDGINDSPALSFADVGIAMKHGAEVTHESADVILMEDSLWKLVKAVEISQGAVSLIKQNYAIVAALNTLALGLALPGGLITPEVTALISNGSAILASFNGIRPILRYQ
- a CDS encoding dihydrodipicolinate synthase family protein: MTISAQRPYRGVFPVAPTIFDTGGNLDLDGQRRCVDFMIDAGSHGICILANFSEQFVLTDAERETVMHAVLEHVAGRIPVVVTTTHFSSAVCAARSREAEAAGAAMVMIMPPYHGATFRVGEPGIYEFYRVVSDAINIPIMIQDAPVAGTPLSVDFLARMAKELANVRYFKIEVPMAANKLRGLIEKGGSVIEGPWDGEEAITLMADLDAGATGAMTGGGYPDGIRQIMDPFFAGRRDEAVQAYARWLPLINYENRQCGLQACKVLMREGGVVKSDAVRHPLQPLHPATRAGLIEIARTLDPVVLRWGR
- a CDS encoding NADH:flavin oxidoreductase/NADH oxidase — its product is MSQPFLFQPITLRGVTSRNRILISPMCQYSATDGLANDWHLVHLGKFAQGGAGLVMVEAAAVTAEGRITHGDVGIWNDEQIAPLERIAAFLKDNGAVPSIQLAHAGRKASMQRPWYGNAALDEADRARGDLPWRTVAPSAIPMEEGWLMPHALDVAELAALREQWRRATLRAVEAGFEFVEVHCAHGYLLHEFLSPLSNRRSDAYGGDRAGRMRYPLEIIETVRAAWPAERPLAVRISSVDGVEGGLTLEDQIAFAREAKARGVDLIDCSSGGLLGSATAARIPRGYGFQVPYAQEIRRAAEVATIAVGLILHPQQAEDVLAGGQADLVAIGREALFDPNWPLHAELALGGGGGEVFASWPKQYGWWLERREPGLRRLEGPPLPFRKA
- a CDS encoding DUF445 domain-containing protein, with translation MLPVEDTRLRDLRRMRALATALLVFMLLVFLATSIAQPHWPWLAYPRAFAEAGMIGACADWFAVVALFRHPLGIPIPHTAIVPQSKQRIAVALGRFIANNFLSPRVIGDRIRDVDIAGWAAHWIERPSHARSAAQRTVSAAHQALQATPSADLSAFLTRRTRQGIAAVPAAPLASRVLALLWAHGDAQALVERLITSASVALASNKETIRKKVSQRSYRFVPKWVDGMVADRVISGIGQTLDEMREPNHPWRIELKAEIERLIDRLATDPDYLAKGEELKHQMLDNPAVIRQIDAMWQAIEARLNSAATSAAIADAIETALISVAARVRDDADMRDRINRWLRVAALRAVASRRQEIAAFIRKVVENWDTETLIMRIELQVGRDLQFIRINGTVVGGLVGLLIFSVSRWL
- a CDS encoding EcsC family protein → MSQDLTQLAVLPPGDHAALQAAIKTLESSNLAARIADYAGVPVNRVLNLLPKAANRQLSGLVRAAVMKGLEVAVDTLDEKPPPSPAVTFSSFLAGVTGGVSGLFGFGALAVELPLTTTLMLRAIAEIARHQGEDLSRIEARLACLEVFAYGTKRTDENVDIGYYAARALISKYTSDAAAYILERGAVDASAPVISNLVSEIVSRFGLVVSDKAAAGAVPIIGAAFGATVNVIFMDHFQKIAKGHFTVRRLERVHGSTDVRQHYAAIAARLAPRRGVVTA
- a CDS encoding DUF5132 domain-containing protein; translated protein: MNPNTNGSSHDTAFHHDAPEQDSDEGGGINKTVAVVAVVAVGAAVFEAALLPGLALGVAAVAAPKYLPKLAGALNPLFKSTVRGTYKFAQKSREMFAEAHEQVNDIVAEVKAENQAQEGKAAAEGRASSAA
- a CDS encoding HMA2 domain-containing protein, which translates into the protein MTKMKLQIAHQVPGRIRMKVPSARENPELLEQIKQTFSVIPGIEDVIVNPATGSIVLHYDTDRHDEFHGRLEHHTGGHYKPPANEIEALATKIEQEAEYLAEHSHTARVVVDFFKEFDNGIKVATGNVVDLKILLAAGIAGFTIFEVGANAATPVWVTLAIFALNHMIQANMAAAEQAEPAGATA
- a CDS encoding LLM class flavin-dependent oxidoreductase, which produces MKKIGFLSFGHWTPSPQSQARSAADVLLQSIDLAVAAEELGADGAYFRVHHFARQLASPFPLLAAVGAKTSRIEIGTAVIDMRYENPLYMIEDAGAADLIARGRLQLGISRGSPEQVIDGWRYFGYQPGEGETDADMGRRHAEIFLDMLRGQGFAQPNPRPMFPNPPGMLRLEPLSEGLRERIWWGAGSNATAVWAAKLGMNLQSSTLKSDETGEAFHIQQAAQIRAYRAAWKEAGHTREPRVSVSRSIFALVDDRDRAYFGNGQEEDQIGFIDERTRAIFGRGYAAEPEKLIEQLKTDEAIAEADTLLLTVPNQLGVAYNAHVIESILTHVAPAMGWR
- a CDS encoding cytochrome P450 → MSTAPRFDIDVPAFWQDPYPTLARMRKEAPIAFVPQLGSTLLCNRDDIFVSEKQIDVFSSHQPEGLMNRLMGHNMMRKDGDAHMNERKAIFPAVSPKTVRSHWTAQFAGHATRILDELTPDGVVDFVQAFALPFSAECLKSITGLTNMRFQDMNAWSQGMIDGIANYVGDPAIEARCHAATSGIDAAIDDMVPRLRKTPDLSLLGVLLQTDMPMESVRANIKLAISGGQNEPRDAIAGTVWALLTHPDQLALAVSGAIPWLQVFEEYARWISPIGMSPRRIAKPWTIRDVAFETNERVFLMFGSANRDEKHFDRPDAFDVRRDASKSIAFGAGPHFCAGAWASRAMVADVALPAIFDRLNNLRLIADKPPRIGGWAFRGLLDLPVTWDR